One region of Populus trichocarpa isolate Nisqually-1 chromosome 4, P.trichocarpa_v4.1, whole genome shotgun sequence genomic DNA includes:
- the LOC7490824 gene encoding kunitz trypsin inhibitor 5, whose translation MRMMGSAFLVLSFLLFALAAKPLPRVAAGAAPEPVLDIAGKVLRTGTYYDILPVERGRGGGITFACTGHKSCPVDVMLEDYEDSDGLPLQFIPANRKKGVIRLSTDLNIKFPGPASCAATAVWKVEKYDELTSQMFISTSGVEGNPGPETVDNWFKIEKYGNDYKLVFCPTVCNDHCKVLCKDIGIYVDKEGFKRLALSDVPLKVKFKKF comes from the coding sequence ATGAGGATGATGGGGTCTGCATTTCTAGTGTTGTCCTTCCTTCTTTTTGCATTAGCTGCAAAGCCATTGCCTAGGGTAGCAGCTGGTGCTGCCCCTGAGCCAGTGCTTGACATCGCCGGTAAGGTGCTTAGAACTGGCACTTATTACGACATCCTCCCAGTGGAGCGAGGGAGAGGAGGTGGGATCACATTCGCTTGCACAGGACACAAAAGCTGCCCTGTGGATGTTATGCTAGAAGATTatgaggattcagatggtctcCCACTGCAATTCATACCTGCGAACCGCAAGAAAGGTGTCATCCGTCTTTCTACCGATCTCAACATCAAATTCCCTGGCCCAGCAAGCTGTGCCGCAACAGCAGTGTGGAAGGTTGAAAAATATGATGAACTGACAAGCCAAATGTTCATCTCAACTTCTGGGGTTGAAGGAAATCCCGGTCCTGAAACAGTAGACAATTGGTTTAAGATTGAGAAGTACGGGAATGACTACAAGCTAGTTTTCTGCCCTACTGTGTGTAACGATCACTGCAAAGTTCTGTGCAAAGATATTGGCATTTATGTTGACAAGGAAGGATTCAAGCGTCTGGCTCTTAGCGATGTGCCTCTCAAAGTTAAGTTCAAGAAGTTTTGA
- the LOC7494374 gene encoding CDT1-like protein a, chloroplastic has translation MEQSGCEERGRKVSDLKCEKIVLSVDESTQKPETIETRKSLEASMFASQTPAKTNEPLHAKFRGELEILERHKTIVELFDSMNCSLRLLVMRKKSPTFQNISAQVEVLTQRKFSYGHLARIKYLLPEAIQMDKILVHDKKSLCMKSDMKIGVLFDVVEGHDEESDFIALRQVFASRLVDYFIKHPEACDIPQAILPGPFNQSKEAAFEDKAGDHSMAVFCEPFNEISETIAPEPMITDQSREYLPAAIESQMLSTPSHPAAIESQMLSTPSHLRPSFNRHFSQKTFSEEEKVQLLASPVPSSVSPSGDLHNEHLNEARTAEFPEFCSKFNFRTNLDIESERARQLCIPYSKFTSFNPLPSQPINPEVSADVYTSTSPKCKPDSSVDKLLLETPAQSTPRRAMHSSDDQHMDTTGQKQTLSCKPAKRVLDFSYMEADKGASEYYEFLHDSSTQPLAGSSSLLEKVEGSLAHSSVDQKTCQSDTVHQQMSIQLPDLVSLVHHIFQSVNFSPITKEELVHKIILDSLDIVDRREVEEQIGILEKRVPDWICRLPTPSGDVLYKIKKMSDLDTVQAMVIA, from the exons ATGGAGCAGAGCGGATGTGAAGAAAGAGGGAGAAAAGTTTCTGATTTGAAGTGTGAAAAGATTGTCCTTTCGGTTGATGAATCAACTCAAAAACCAGAAACTATTGAAACCCGGAAAAGTTTGGAAGCTAGCATGTTTGCATCTCAAACACCTGCCAAGACGAATGAGCCTTTGCATGCTAAATTCAGAGGAGAACTTGAAATTTTAGAAAG gCACAAGACAATTGTAGAACTCTTTGATAGTATGAATTGTTCATTGAGGTTGCTGGTTATGAGAAAAAAGTCAcctacttttcaaaatatatctgCCCAAGTTGAAGTCTTGACTCAAAG GAAGTTCTCTTACGGACATCTTGCACGGATAAAATATTTACTTCCTGAAGCTATACAGATGGATAAGATTCTTGTGCATGACAAGAAATCCCTGTGCATGAAGTCAGATATGAAAATCGGAGTGCTGTTTGATGTTGTAGAAGGCCACGATGAGGAATCTGATTTTATTGCTCTGCGCCAAGTTTTCGCTTCCAGGCTTGTTGATTACTTTATAAAGCATCCTGAG GCCTGTGATATCCCACAGGCTATATTACCAGGTCCATTTAACCAAAGTAAGGAGGCTGCTTTTGAGGACAAGGCTGGTGACCATTCAATGGCTGTCTTTTGTGAGCCCTTTAATGAAATAAGTGAGACCATTGCTCCAGAACCAATGATCACAGATCAATCAAGAGAATATCTGCCAGCTGCCATTGAAAGTCAGATGTTGTCTACTCCATCCCATCCAGCTGCCATTGAAAGTCAGATGTTGTCTACTCCATCCCATCTACGCCCATCTTTCAATAGGCACTTCTCACAGAAGACTTTTTCTGAAGAGGAGAAGGTGCAACTGTTAGCATCTCCTGTTCCTTCATCAGTTTCACCATCTGGCGATCTGCATAATGAGCATCTCAATGAAGCAAGAACTGCAGAATTTCCTGAGTTTtgttctaaatttaattttaggacTAACCTGGACATCGAAAGCGAACGAGCAAGACAAttgtgcatcccatattccaaATTTACTTCTTTCAATCCTCTGCCTAGCCAACCAATCAATCCTGAAGTCTCTGCTGATGTGTATACTTCTACCAGCCCCAAGTGTAAACCTGACTCATCTGTTGATAAATTACTGTTAGAAACGCCTGCACAGTCAACTCCAAGGAGAGCAATGCATAGCTCTGATGACCAGCACATGGACACTACTGGCCAAAAGCAGACATTATCTTGTAAGCCTGCAAAAAGGGTGTTAGATTTCTCATACATGGAAGCCGATAAAGGTGCATCAGAATACTATGAATTCTTACATGATAGTAGCACTCAACCTCTTGCTGGCTCTTCTTCACTACTTGAAAAG GTGGAGGGAAGCCTTGCTCACTCATCTGTAGATCAGAAAACCTGTCAATCTGATACAGTGCACCAGCAGATGTCTATTCAGTTGCCTGACCTAGTTTCTCTGGTTCATCACATATTCCAGTCAGTTAACTTCTCCCCAATTACAAAGGAGGAACTTGTGCACAAGATAATTCTAGATAGTTTAGATATTGTTGACAGAA GGGAGGTTGAAGAACAGATTGGGATTCTTGAAAAGCGAGTTCCAGATTGGATTTGCAGGTTACCAACACCTAGTGGTGATGTCTTGTACAA GATCAAGAAAATGTCAGACTTGGACACAGTTCAGGCGATGGTCATAGCATAG
- the LOC7494373 gene encoding 21 kDa seed protein has product MKSTLLVWFSFLLFAFVLSVPSIEAYTEPVLDIQGEELKAGTEYIITSAIWGAGGGDVSATNKTCPDDVIQYSLDQLQGLPVTFSPASSEDDVIRVSTDLNIKFSIKKACDHSSVWKIQKSSNSEVQWFVTTGGEEGNPGVHTLTNWFKIEKAGTLGYKLVFCPEDICHCGVLCRDIGIYFENNRGRILSLSDKLSPFVVLFKKVGPLSSSI; this is encoded by the exons ATGAAGTCTACATTGTTGGTGTggttctcctttcttctcttcGCCTTTGTTCTCTCCGTGCCGTCAATAGAAGCTTATACTGAGCCGGTGCTTGACATTCAGGGCGAAGAACTTAAAGCAGGCACGGAATACATCATCACTTCTGCTATCTGGGGGGCTGGAGGCGGGGATGTTTCGGCGACCAATAAAACGTGCCCGGATGATGTTATTCAATACTCGTTGGACCAGTTACAAGGTCTTCCAGTTACCTTCTCACCTGCCAGCTCCGAAGATGATGTCATCCGAGTTTCTACTGATCTTAACATCAAGTTTTCTATCAAGAAAGCCTGTGACCACTCGTCAGTTTGGAAGATTCAGAAATCTTCCAACTCGGAGGTGCAATGGTTTGTGACAACGGGTGGGGAAGAAGGAAATCCTGGTGTTCATACATTAACCAACTGGTTCAAGATTGAGAAGGCTGGCACATTAGGGTACAAGCTAGTTTTCTGTCCTGAAGACATTTGTCACTGCGGAGTTTTATGCAGGGATATTGGGATTTATTTTGAGAATAATAGAGGTAGAATTCTGTCTCTTAGTGATAAACTGTCACCTTTCGTGGTTTTGTTTAAGAAG GTTGGGCCTTTAAGTTCATCCATATGA
- the LOC7494372 gene encoding kunitz trypsin inhibitor 5 codes for MRSTLLVLSSFLVFALASTRPSIAGDLDATEAVLDTDGEKLRAGTEYYILPVFRGRGGGLTMASTRDETCPLDVVQDPLEISKGLPLTFTPVNPKKGVIRVSTDLNIKFSASSICVQSTVWKIQKSVNSEIQWFVTTGGVEGNPGIETITNWFKIEKAGDDYKLVFCPTVCDCGALCRDVGIYIHDNGVRTLSLSDALQPFLVNFKKVSSSSSSF; via the coding sequence ATGAGGTCTACATTGTTAGTGCTGTCCTCCTTCCTTGTATTTGCCTTAGCCTCAACAAGACCATCAATAGCAGGTGATTTAGATGCGACCGAGGCAGTGCTTGACACTGATGGCGAGAAACTTAGAGCAGGCACTGAATATTACATCTTGCCAGTATTCCGTGGAAGAGGAGGTGGGCTTACAATGGCCAGCACAAGAGACGAAACCTGCCCGCTTGACGTTGTCCAAGACCCTCTTGAGATATCAAAGGGTCTTCCACTTACGTTCACCCCTGTGAATCCCAAGAAAGGAGTCATCCGTGTCTCGACTGATCTGAACATCAAGTTTTCTGCTTCATCAATCTGTGTTCAATCAACAGTGTGGAAGATTCAGAAGTCTGTCAACTCGGAAATACAATGGTTTGTGACAACTGGTGGGGTTGAAGGGAATCCTGGCATTGAAACAATAACCAACTGGTTCAAGATTGAGAAGGCAGGTGATGATTACAAGCTAGTTTTCTGTCCTACAGTTTGCGATTGCGGAGCCTTATGTAGAGACGTAGGCATTTATATTCATGATAATGGAGTTAGGACTCTGTCTCTAAGTGATGCACTGCAACCTTTCTTAGTTAATTTCAAGAAAGTTAGCTCTTCAAGTTCATCCTTTTGA
- the LOC7494371 gene encoding GEM-like protein 4: MSMKGQFADKFNGSPLMINKTFETTPERSSSLSEPVSLLQSPYSSQGSPSSSKTSSTKWDSQPGKTKTLGRKSSTFAYRIHDHVKLGATFSETVKGKLRLGAKIIQEGGRENIFKQVFGVREGEELLKASQCYLSTTAGPLPGLLFISTEKVAFCSERSITFPSPNGQFVRKPYKVVIPVRKIERANRSENMDKPQQKYIEIVTQDNFEFWFMGFLRYEKAFKNLHKAISLANSAS; the protein is encoded by the exons ATGAGCATGAAGGGTCAGTTTGCAGACAAGTTCAATGGAAGTCCATTGATGATCAATAAAACTTTTGAGACAACCCCAGAAAGATCATCTTCTTTATCTGAGCCTGTCAGCTTGCTGCAAAGTCCATATTCCTCTCAGGGTTCTCCAAGCTCCTCCAAAACTAGTA GTACTAAATGGGATTCACAGccaggaaaaacaaaaacactaggAAGGAAAAGCAGTACTTTTGCTTACAGGATTCACGACCACG TGAAGTTGGGGGCTACCTTCTCTGAAACAGTGAAAGGCAAGCTGAGACTGGGGGCAAAGATAATTCAAGAAGGAGGGAGGGAGAATATTTTCAAGCAGGTTTTTGGTGTCAGAGAAGGAGAAGAGCTATTAAAGGCATCACAGTGCTATTTATCAACCACAGCTGGTCCTCTTCCAGGACTTCTTTTTATCTCCACTGAAAAGGTTGCCTTCTGCAGTGAGAGATCAATTACCTTCCCTTCTCCTAATGGACAATTTGTCAGAAAACCCTACAAG GTGGTGATACCAGTGAGGAAGATTGAAAGAGCCAACAGGAGTGAGAACATGGACAAGCCGCAACAGAAGTACATAGAAATAGTCACGCAAGACAATTTTGAGTTCTGGTTCATGGGATTCTTGCGTTACGAAAAAGCTTTCAAGAATCTACACAAAGCAATTTCTTTGGCGAATTCTGCCTCTTAA
- the LOC18097521 gene encoding GEM-like protein 6 isoform X1: MHLSKFISRPCFEPSGTSSSTDHHGDEVDTAGGSRTFANIIRDRVRSVGLSDSIKFEAKKIKEGGKKNIFKQKFEVREGERLLKASHCCLSTEAGPVAGLLFISTEKVAFCSQRSVTFKSPDELLEETDRKIEIPIRNIRGVDLNESQKKKMTIIIEDSSEFLFMDFLRYDKARQNLEEAILWQSCQAEGS; encoded by the exons ATGCATCTTTCCAAGTTCATTTCACGTCCATGTTTTGAGCCCTCAGGAACATCCTCTTCCACTGATCATCATG GTGATGAAGTGGATACAGCTGGGGGAAGCAGGACCTTTGCAAATATAATTCGTGACCGTG TGAGGTCGGTTGGTCTCTCAGactcaataaaatttgaggcaaagaaaattaaagaaggtGGGAAGAAGAATATTTTCAAGCAGAAATTTGAGGTCAGAGAAGGGGAAAGGCTATTAAAGGCATCGCATTGCTGTTTATCAACTGAAGCTGGTCCTGTTGCCGGACTTCTCTTTATTTCCACTGAAAAGGTTGCATTCTGCAGTCAGAGATCAGTTACCTTCAAATCTCCAGATGAGCTGCTCGAAGAAACAGATCGAAAG ATTGAGATACCAATAAGGAACATTAGAGGGGTCGACCTGAACGAGtcacaaaagaagaaaatgaccaTAATCATAGAAGATAGTTCTGAATTCCTGTTTATGGACTTTTTGCGTTACGACAAAGCTCGTCAGAACTTAGAGGAAGCAATTCTATGGCAAAGTTGCCAAGCAGAAGGAAGCTGA
- the LOC18097521 gene encoding GEM-like protein 4 isoform X2 yields MHLSKFISRPCFEPSGTSSSTDHHGDEVDTAGGSRTFANIIRDRVRSVGLSDSIKFEAKKIKEGGKKNIFKQKFEVREGERLLKASHCCLSTEAGPVAGLLFISTEKVAFCSQRSVTFKSPDELLEETDRKDHNYSKYWLQS; encoded by the exons ATGCATCTTTCCAAGTTCATTTCACGTCCATGTTTTGAGCCCTCAGGAACATCCTCTTCCACTGATCATCATG GTGATGAAGTGGATACAGCTGGGGGAAGCAGGACCTTTGCAAATATAATTCGTGACCGTG TGAGGTCGGTTGGTCTCTCAGactcaataaaatttgaggcaaagaaaattaaagaaggtGGGAAGAAGAATATTTTCAAGCAGAAATTTGAGGTCAGAGAAGGGGAAAGGCTATTAAAGGCATCGCATTGCTGTTTATCAACTGAAGCTGGTCCTGTTGCCGGACTTCTCTTTATTTCCACTGAAAAGGTTGCATTCTGCAGTCAGAGATCAGTTACCTTCAAATCTCCAGATGAGCTGCTCGAAGAAACAGATCGAAAG GATCATAATTACTCAAAGTACTGGCTACAATCTTGA